The following coding sequences are from one Paenibacillus sp. FSL R5-0912 window:
- a CDS encoding SWIM zinc finger family protein codes for MQPNYAMDDAEWDKLISDVARIFDDLTLKRGFQYYKQKRVHAFQMRTDRKIMSIVEGREDYMVAAQLEHLLESHCDCPVSGPCKHIAAVLMYYAELQGKPVHSIANAKALVNIPKIPSAPAQGVPGRRGEQLKKLEALIPEATVQQWREYMAILIEPLVHTVRNPQYADRALAAISGVRPKLSPAAGQLFKLHTRLCVLESLVKPGGQPLAANLSSLGYSVGYYTSIAISELQKHITDMMKKSLPLAEAPEEWPRVYDTIAYLRGEMLTEARDRSRDQPYFSYCYNLLWTHWITPNLSGPELYAEELEHLRTAGQALGAAASRHARLLAESRMYYSLHDDAAAMEQLRAAAERPGLHPEELISFLPPLAEARQWTRLTAWLAEIGPLLSSRLYNLQEYAGYWDEAVRHLPEAEPRMWDTLAGMLPLSREIYEEQLLTYGKWQEWMDMQLSAGRQPADFRVSDLQPVEKNAPELLLPFYHQAVERFVLDKNRHSYKAAVKLLKRLSKLYKKLKREARWEEFLQAFTDRHSRLRALQEELRKGKLIP; via the coding sequence ATGCAACCAAATTATGCCATGGATGATGCCGAATGGGACAAGCTTATTTCGGATGTGGCCCGGATTTTTGATGATCTGACCCTTAAACGGGGGTTTCAATATTATAAACAAAAACGCGTGCATGCCTTCCAGATGAGGACGGACAGGAAAATCATGTCCATCGTTGAAGGCCGGGAAGATTATATGGTTGCCGCCCAGCTGGAGCATCTGCTGGAAAGCCACTGCGACTGTCCGGTATCCGGCCCGTGCAAGCATATCGCCGCTGTGCTGATGTACTACGCAGAGCTTCAGGGCAAACCTGTACATTCGATCGCCAATGCCAAGGCACTTGTGAACATTCCCAAGATCCCTTCAGCTCCTGCTCAAGGAGTTCCGGGACGGCGCGGGGAACAGCTGAAGAAGCTGGAGGCGCTTATTCCAGAAGCCACTGTGCAGCAGTGGCGTGAATACATGGCAATCCTTATAGAACCCCTGGTCCATACTGTGCGAAATCCGCAGTATGCCGACCGGGCGCTGGCCGCCATCTCCGGGGTCCGCCCCAAGCTGTCTCCCGCTGCCGGCCAGCTGTTCAAGCTTCATACCCGTCTCTGTGTACTGGAAAGCTTAGTTAAGCCTGGAGGACAGCCGCTGGCGGCGAACCTCTCCTCACTTGGTTATTCTGTCGGCTACTATACCTCGATTGCGATTTCCGAGCTGCAGAAGCATATCACAGACATGATGAAGAAGAGCCTGCCGCTGGCGGAGGCCCCTGAAGAATGGCCCAGAGTATACGATACAATCGCCTATCTGCGGGGCGAGATGCTGACGGAAGCCCGCGACCGTTCGCGGGATCAGCCCTACTTCTCTTACTGCTATAACCTGCTGTGGACCCATTGGATTACGCCGAATCTAAGCGGACCGGAGCTGTATGCCGAAGAGCTGGAGCACCTGCGGACGGCCGGACAAGCTCTGGGGGCTGCAGCCTCACGCCATGCCCGTCTGCTGGCCGAGAGCCGGATGTATTATTCTCTGCATGATGATGCTGCCGCCATGGAACAGCTGCGTGCAGCAGCTGAGCGGCCCGGACTGCACCCGGAGGAACTGATAAGCTTCCTGCCCCCGCTGGCAGAAGCCCGGCAGTGGACACGCCTCACGGCATGGCTGGCGGAGATTGGCCCGCTGCTCAGCAGCCGGCTGTATAATCTGCAGGAGTACGCCGGGTACTGGGATGAAGCAGTCCGTCATCTGCCCGAAGCCGAGCCCCGGATGTGGGATACGCTGGCCGGTATGCTGCCGCTATCGCGCGAGATCTATGAAGAGCAGCTGCTGACCTACGGCAAATGGCAGGAATGGATGGATATGCAGTTATCGGCCGGGCGGCAGCCTGCCGACTTCCGGGTCAGTGACCTGCAGCCGGTGGAGAAGAATGCGCCGGAGCTGCTCCTGCCGTTCTATCATCAGGCTGTGGAACGATTCGTGCTGGACAAAAACCGGCACAGCTACAAAGCAGCGGTGAAGCTGCTGAAACGTCTGTCCAAGCTGTACAAGAAGCTGAAACGCGAAGCACGCTGGGAGGAATTCCTCCAAGCCTTCACGGACCGGCACAGCCGGCTGCGCGCTCTTCAGGAGGAACTGCGGAAAGGAAAACTAATTCCATGA
- a CDS encoding helix-turn-helix domain-containing protein encodes MLRFKLKYLLNNKQNRLILMLTAGVSLLITLIGLFSYREYRNALDTELNTPNVELLQINVDVTNRAFRESDNKAVDLSFHPAVLKYIEAATGDNAGIAAEPQEYLKTLATEPDVHAISVIKFKDHSVLSSGFGYVSSWEHAPEHAWESWIGEIKEKPLLIKRRLYTGTDSRLRETELLSLARPVVENGEVTGAVLIDLDYDMLFSKMYTHLSNYQLVYNLEGELIYPKLNLPFPLADMQNVLKDINVSPFAHVRIGGQAYMANQTFSNVTGWRLISLVPMEQLLKNVKIARNMMLMLSLISIAVGLSAIYYYNFAAFRPLKRINKLLLPEQKAAGQGGLYDLEPVIGKLVGDFRSKSLVADWSLPELRSKFVQDLITRSIGTQETQTKFEHYFTGWTEGPFETLALSIDRHTQWAAGFIEEDQMLLKYAMINMVHEYFEASWRTVIAAPQKDSLVVLLQAKDREEKQLYADARKLAGLIHEVLNISVSIGIGEQAASIAQVPSSYSEAQLAVSYRLYEGYAHVRVYSHAENTYEESSGPADDAWKQEMLSALKSSDAQAAQEWIRRWSAEMRKKGIQPQKVFRTVDDLLEEILHMAAAGGYPLPAELADYTRHQVSTMELHEIEDMLCSIAVHMAGAFGAHRQSKEFLLVQNLIKYMEENLQFNIGLQDIASHVNMGVSSVSTIFKEETGTTVYDYLTNLRIDLACELLLDSTLRVADIALQVGYQNENSFIRVFRKIKSTTPGKFRENSKSSKEYADRPKPRHSGVSEDTE; translated from the coding sequence ATGCTGCGATTTAAATTGAAATATCTGCTGAACAACAAACAAAACCGGCTGATTCTGATGCTGACGGCAGGAGTCTCGCTTCTGATCACTTTGATCGGGTTATTCTCCTATAGAGAGTACCGCAACGCACTGGATACCGAGCTCAATACACCGAATGTCGAATTGCTGCAGATTAACGTAGATGTGACGAACCGGGCCTTCCGCGAATCGGATAACAAAGCGGTCGATTTATCCTTTCACCCGGCCGTACTGAAATATATAGAAGCCGCTACCGGGGACAATGCCGGCATTGCCGCAGAGCCGCAGGAATATCTCAAGACGCTGGCGACAGAGCCGGATGTGCATGCCATCAGCGTGATCAAGTTTAAGGATCATTCCGTCCTCTCCAGCGGCTTCGGCTACGTATCATCCTGGGAGCATGCGCCGGAGCATGCCTGGGAGTCCTGGATCGGGGAGATTAAGGAGAAGCCGCTTCTGATCAAAAGAAGGCTGTACACCGGCACCGACTCCCGTCTCCGGGAAACAGAGCTGCTGTCATTGGCCCGGCCGGTTGTAGAGAACGGGGAAGTGACCGGGGCTGTGCTGATCGATCTCGATTACGATATGCTTTTCTCCAAAATGTATACCCATCTCTCGAACTATCAGCTGGTGTATAACCTGGAGGGGGAGCTGATCTATCCCAAGCTGAACCTTCCGTTCCCGCTGGCGGACATGCAGAACGTACTGAAGGATATTAATGTCAGCCCGTTTGCCCATGTCCGGATCGGCGGTCAGGCCTATATGGCTAATCAGACCTTCTCCAATGTGACCGGCTGGCGGCTAATTTCGCTGGTGCCGATGGAGCAGCTGCTGAAGAATGTGAAGATCGCACGCAATATGATGCTGATGCTGTCCCTGATCTCGATTGCCGTAGGTCTATCCGCTATTTATTATTATAATTTCGCTGCCTTCCGGCCGCTCAAGCGGATTAACAAGCTGCTGCTTCCTGAACAGAAGGCGGCGGGGCAAGGCGGGCTGTATGATCTGGAGCCGGTCATCGGCAAGCTGGTCGGTGATTTCCGGAGTAAATCGCTGGTCGCGGACTGGAGCCTTCCTGAACTGCGTTCCAAGTTCGTGCAGGACCTGATTACGCGAAGTATCGGCACACAGGAGACGCAGACGAAGTTCGAACATTATTTTACCGGCTGGACGGAAGGTCCGTTCGAGACGCTCGCCTTGTCCATAGACCGGCATACCCAATGGGCGGCGGGGTTCATAGAAGAAGATCAGATGCTGCTCAAATACGCGATGATCAACATGGTTCACGAGTATTTCGAAGCTTCGTGGCGGACCGTCATCGCGGCACCGCAGAAAGACAGTCTGGTCGTATTGCTGCAAGCGAAAGACCGCGAAGAGAAGCAGTTATATGCAGATGCCCGTAAGCTGGCCGGCCTTATTCATGAAGTGCTGAATATATCAGTGTCCATTGGTATCGGCGAGCAGGCTGCGTCCATTGCCCAGGTGCCTAGTTCCTATTCAGAGGCGCAGCTGGCTGTATCCTACCGGTTATATGAAGGTTATGCCCATGTCCGTGTGTATTCACATGCGGAGAACACATATGAAGAGAGCAGCGGACCGGCTGATGATGCCTGGAAACAGGAAATGCTGAGTGCCCTGAAGTCTTCGGACGCCCAGGCTGCGCAGGAGTGGATCCGCAGATGGTCGGCTGAGATGCGTAAGAAAGGAATTCAGCCGCAAAAAGTATTCCGCACCGTCGATGACCTGCTGGAGGAAATTCTGCATATGGCAGCGGCCGGCGGATACCCGCTGCCTGCCGAGCTGGCTGACTACACCCGGCATCAGGTGTCGACGATGGAGCTTCATGAGATTGAGGACATGCTATGCAGCATTGCCGTTCATATGGCCGGGGCGTTCGGAGCACACCGGCAATCGAAGGAGTTCCTGCTCGTACAGAATCTGATCAAGTATATGGAAGAGAATCTGCAGTTCAATATCGGACTTCAGGATATCGCCTCCCATGTGAATATGGGTGTGTCTTCCGTGAGTACAATCTTTAAGGAAGAGACCGGAACGACAGTCTATGACTATCTGACCAACCTCAGAATTGATCTAGCCTGTGAATTGCTGCTGGACAGCACCCTGCGGGTCGCCGATATTGCGCTGCAGGTCGGCTACCAGAATGAGAACAGCTTCATCCGGGTATTCCGCAAGATTAAATCAACAACTCCGGGCAAGTTCCGGGAGAACAGCAAATCTTCCAAAGAGTATGCAGATCGGCCAAAACCGCGCCATTCCGGCGTTTCTGAGGATACAGAATAA
- a CDS encoding tripartite tricarboxylate transporter substrate binding protein: protein MVLKRTTKIGIWTASVLAVLLILRTFIQLTGDADHKNVSTDFPERPITLIVPYAAGGGTDTTARALAKATEKVLGQPIIVVNRTGGGGSVGLMEGANAKGDGYTVTFLPAELTILPHLGLLPITYEKFKPIAQTNFDPSAITVRQDAPWQDVNEFLDFAKAHPEELKMGNAGTGSIWHLAAVTLERETGVKFAHIPFEGAGPAVSALMDGFVDAVPVSPAEVKKYVDEGKLRTLAVNADKRSEALPDVPTLEEQTGIHVNFTSTWRGLAVPKDTPDAIAEVLAGAFIKGTEDRAFREYMKSNGLGLLVKDGKAFSKQLKESDDLFAKMIPELGLSRR from the coding sequence ATGGTTTTGAAGCGGACAACCAAAATAGGAATCTGGACGGCATCGGTACTCGCGGTTCTGTTAATCCTTAGAACCTTCATTCAACTGACGGGCGATGCAGATCACAAGAATGTCAGCACCGATTTTCCCGAACGGCCGATTACACTGATCGTGCCCTATGCGGCAGGCGGAGGAACAGATACCACGGCAAGAGCACTCGCCAAAGCGACAGAGAAGGTGCTGGGCCAGCCGATTATTGTGGTCAACCGGACAGGCGGCGGAGGTTCTGTAGGGCTGATGGAAGGCGCGAACGCTAAGGGTGATGGCTATACCGTCACTTTTTTGCCGGCCGAGCTGACGATTCTTCCCCATCTGGGACTATTGCCGATTACCTATGAGAAGTTCAAACCCATCGCACAGACGAATTTCGATCCTTCCGCCATTACCGTTAGACAGGACGCGCCATGGCAAGACGTCAATGAATTTCTCGACTTTGCGAAAGCGCATCCAGAGGAACTCAAAATGGGAAACGCAGGAACGGGGAGCATTTGGCATTTGGCCGCCGTAACCTTGGAACGGGAGACAGGTGTGAAGTTTGCACATATTCCTTTTGAAGGTGCAGGGCCAGCCGTTTCCGCTTTGATGGACGGATTCGTGGACGCGGTGCCGGTCAGTCCCGCCGAGGTGAAGAAGTATGTAGATGAAGGCAAGCTGCGGACACTGGCGGTTAACGCGGATAAACGTTCAGAGGCGCTGCCGGATGTGCCGACTCTGGAAGAGCAGACCGGAATACATGTGAACTTCACCAGTACATGGAGAGGGCTGGCTGTGCCGAAGGATACGCCCGATGCCATTGCGGAAGTGTTGGCCGGGGCATTTATCAAAGGGACCGAGGACAGAGCTTTCCGCGAATATATGAAGTCGAACGGACTTGGACTGCTGGTGAAGGACGGCAAAGCCTTCTCGAAACAGCTTAAGGAAAGCGATGATTTATTCGCCAAAATGATCCCGGAGCTCGGGCTAAGCCGCAGGTAA
- the kdgT gene encoding 2-keto-3-deoxygluconate transporter: MKIKKTLDRIPGGMMLVPLFLGAIIHTAFPDAGEYFGGFTKGLMTGTVPILAVWFFCMGAAIDVRATGTVLRKSGTLVLTKIAVAWVVAVIAIQFLPEGGVQTGFFAGLSVLAIISAMDMTNGGLYASIMQQYGTKEESGAFVLMSLESGPLVTMLILGSTGVAVFEPHLFIGAVLPFLIGFILGNLDHDLRAYFGKATQTLIPFFGFALGSSIDLGVIVDTGLLGILLGVVVIIITGVPLILADKFIGRGNGTAGLAASSTAGAAVANPMLVANMKPEFLPAAQTATALVAASVIVTSILVPIITAYYSDYMKKKNPPAAEGPIDAKIQEAAV, encoded by the coding sequence ATGAAAATCAAAAAGACATTAGATCGGATTCCCGGCGGAATGATGCTGGTTCCACTGTTCCTGGGCGCGATCATTCACACCGCTTTTCCTGATGCAGGTGAATATTTCGGAGGCTTCACCAAAGGCCTGATGACAGGAACCGTGCCGATTCTGGCCGTATGGTTCTTCTGTATGGGGGCAGCAATTGATGTAAGAGCAACCGGAACGGTACTCCGCAAATCAGGTACGCTAGTATTGACCAAGATTGCTGTAGCATGGGTTGTTGCTGTAATCGCTATCCAGTTCCTGCCTGAGGGCGGTGTACAAACCGGCTTCTTCGCCGGACTATCGGTTCTCGCCATTATATCCGCAATGGATATGACCAACGGCGGCCTGTACGCTTCCATCATGCAGCAGTATGGTACCAAAGAAGAATCCGGAGCATTCGTGCTGATGTCACTTGAATCCGGCCCGCTCGTAACGATGCTTATTCTGGGCAGCACGGGTGTTGCCGTATTCGAACCGCATCTCTTCATCGGGGCTGTGCTTCCGTTCCTGATCGGCTTCATCCTGGGTAACCTGGATCATGACCTGCGTGCTTATTTCGGCAAAGCCACCCAGACACTCATTCCGTTCTTCGGCTTCGCACTGGGCAGCTCGATTGACCTCGGCGTTATCGTTGACACTGGCCTGCTCGGCATTCTGCTTGGTGTAGTGGTTATCATTATTACAGGTGTTCCGCTGATCCTGGCCGACAAATTCATCGGCCGCGGTAACGGCACCGCCGGACTTGCTGCCTCCAGTACTGCCGGAGCTGCTGTCGCCAACCCTATGCTGGTGGCGAACATGAAGCCGGAATTCCTGCCCGCAGCCCAGACAGCCACGGCGCTGGTAGCCGCCTCGGTTATCGTGACGTCCATTCTTGTTCCAATCATTACTGCCTACTATTCTGATTACATGAAGAAGAAGAACCCGCCCGCAGCAGAGGGTCCTATAGATGCTAAGATTCAAGAAGCAGCGGTGTAA
- a CDS encoding copper amine oxidase N-terminal domain-containing protein, protein MKKLLKIGISGLALTLVFSAGAYAATVAPKIIVNGNQVKIQTQLKIINGTVYVPIRAISEGFDASIQWDNRSKTVYVDSDPNFGMERSNVAYVANRNLAYRWIMAYDERDHQGVLDVVTPDFKTDIYNESFPIGTYNMGTIVDMKAVASTDTTLTVRIVQRVTAEDEYKVKVERWNFVFGQGKIKSMKIVPDTAKYLDRYTLFPGANFGI, encoded by the coding sequence ATGAAAAAACTATTGAAAATAGGAATATCAGGATTGGCCTTGACCCTAGTGTTTAGTGCGGGAGCCTATGCGGCTACAGTAGCTCCAAAAATAATTGTAAATGGTAATCAAGTGAAAATTCAGACTCAGCTTAAGATTATTAATGGTACGGTCTATGTCCCGATTCGGGCCATTTCAGAAGGATTTGACGCCAGTATTCAGTGGGACAATAGAAGTAAAACCGTTTATGTAGATTCTGATCCGAATTTCGGAATGGAGCGCAGCAACGTTGCTTATGTAGCAAACCGGAACTTAGCATACAGATGGATTATGGCTTATGACGAACGAGACCATCAAGGAGTTCTCGATGTAGTTACGCCTGATTTTAAGACTGACATCTACAACGAAAGCTTTCCAATAGGTACGTACAATATGGGAACGATTGTTGATATGAAGGCTGTTGCAAGTACAGACACCACCCTAACTGTGCGGATTGTTCAGAGAGTGACTGCAGAAGATGAGTACAAGGTGAAAGTGGAACGATGGAATTTTGTTTTTGGACAAGGGAAAATTAAATCCATGAAAATTGTACCGGACACTGCAAAATATCTGGACCGGTACACCCTTTTCCCGGGAGCTAACTTTGGAATATAG
- a CDS encoding copper amine oxidase N-terminal domain-containing protein: protein MTLLKRLVPVCLILLFIFPSSNPASSAASPAQSTTRPIQVNINGSFISTDTNPFIQSGRIMLPIRALASLGLQYSWNATDHTVTITNSSKDIFRMTQGQPIAYKNGQPVQMDSEANNYNGRLMVPAKFVSEAFGYSVHYEKIREIVFIQSGNFTRDPQAIHSADIQQARLAAISLPVMYSFKPGTSAQSDQSDYYLYSFASDDATRYIYSNGEITTVVEIKEGTATAVWQVSEADIPGYPATTFGGVKPVYISEMFKDSFSFSNGVYSGHHTLSDGTVQTFKYTGLNYVDLIRAIPE from the coding sequence ATGACTCTCTTAAAAAGGTTAGTTCCGGTCTGTCTGATCCTCTTATTCATATTTCCCAGTAGTAACCCCGCCTCCTCCGCTGCCAGCCCAGCCCAATCAACAACAAGACCTATCCAAGTCAACATCAACGGTTCTTTTATTTCCACCGATACTAATCCGTTTATTCAGTCTGGCAGAATCATGCTGCCAATCCGGGCGCTTGCTTCCTTAGGACTCCAATATTCATGGAATGCTACAGATCATACTGTAACGATCACGAATTCCTCCAAGGATATCTTCCGAATGACCCAAGGCCAGCCCATTGCTTATAAAAATGGACAACCTGTGCAAATGGACAGTGAAGCCAATAATTATAACGGGCGCCTCATGGTTCCGGCAAAGTTTGTCAGTGAGGCTTTTGGATACAGTGTGCATTATGAAAAGATAAGAGAAATTGTATTCATTCAATCCGGGAATTTCACTCGTGATCCTCAGGCCATTCATTCAGCGGATATACAGCAGGCCCGTCTGGCCGCCATTTCGTTGCCGGTTATGTACTCCTTTAAGCCTGGCACCAGTGCACAAAGTGATCAATCCGATTACTACCTGTATTCCTTTGCTTCTGATGACGCCACCCGCTACATTTACAGCAATGGAGAAATAACAACAGTCGTTGAGATCAAAGAGGGAACAGCAACAGCCGTATGGCAGGTTTCTGAGGCAGATATCCCCGGTTATCCGGCAACTACATTCGGCGGTGTGAAACCAGTGTATATATCCGAAATGTTTAAGGATTCTTTTAGTTTTAGCAACGGTGTTTATAGTGGTCATCACACCCTTAGTGATGGCACTGTACAAACATTTAAATACACAGGACTTAATTACGTTGATTTGATCCGGGCGATCCCGGAGTAA
- a CDS encoding AraC family transcriptional regulator has protein sequence METIRLLQQAIDYVEQNLSSAIGVEDIAGAAMTSKYHFQRMFHALTGFTVTEYVRNRRLTLAAEELAGTDGKVIDIALKYGYETPESFAKAFQRVHGVTPNMAKKQNVKLKSFPRISFQIQIKGETEMNYRMVEEKGCLVIGKEVIVHKDAYTEIPAFVEKIWNDGTHDRINECAGRPAGSLLFGYYYDFNEDGTKRYLMGTVLPEGQDVPEELDHLSVPDQTYAVFDSRDTYSEDTEMGMEILNVWRRIYAEWFPSAGFEQAEGPCMEKYYWTDDSHEESICEVWIPVVKK, from the coding sequence TTGGAGACGATCCGGCTGCTTCAGCAGGCGATTGATTATGTGGAGCAGAACTTGAGCTCCGCCATAGGAGTTGAGGATATCGCCGGAGCAGCGATGACCTCGAAATACCATTTTCAGCGGATGTTCCATGCCTTGACGGGCTTTACCGTTACTGAATATGTACGCAACAGGCGGCTGACGCTGGCGGCGGAAGAGCTGGCCGGAACGGACGGCAAGGTGATCGACATTGCGCTGAAGTATGGGTACGAGACGCCGGAGTCCTTCGCCAAAGCGTTTCAACGGGTGCATGGGGTAACCCCGAATATGGCGAAGAAACAGAACGTGAAGCTCAAATCGTTTCCCCGCATCTCCTTTCAAATTCAGATCAAAGGAGAAACTGAAATGAATTATCGGATGGTGGAAGAGAAGGGTTGCCTCGTCATTGGAAAAGAGGTTATCGTTCACAAGGATGCTTACACAGAAATACCCGCGTTCGTAGAGAAAATCTGGAATGATGGTACGCATGACCGGATTAACGAATGTGCCGGGAGACCCGCAGGTTCGCTGCTGTTCGGCTATTATTACGACTTCAATGAGGATGGAACGAAACGGTATCTGATGGGAACCGTGTTGCCGGAAGGACAGGACGTCCCGGAGGAGCTTGACCACCTGAGCGTGCCTGACCAGACGTATGCTGTATTCGATAGCCGTGATACGTATTCCGAGGACACTGAGATGGGAATGGAGATCCTGAATGTGTGGCGGAGAATTTATGCGGAGTGGTTCCCCTCGGCAGGCTTTGAGCAAGCGGAAGGACCGTGCATGGAGAAATACTACTGGACGGATGACAGCCATGAAGAATCGATCTGTGAGGTATGGATTCCTGTGGTGAAGAAATAA
- a CDS encoding VOC family protein, with amino-acid sequence MSNLGSRNISVVTLFVEDLPQTMAFYQEVFGLAYVYADENSAVYDFGNMSINLLQISEAPGLIEPAAVASREAGSRFQFTIRVEDVDAVCTELTACGVSLLSGPMNRPWGIRTASFADPAGHIWEIAQELV; translated from the coding sequence ATGAGTAACCTGGGATCACGGAATATCAGTGTGGTAACGTTGTTCGTTGAGGATCTGCCGCAGACCATGGCGTTCTATCAGGAGGTCTTTGGCCTTGCCTATGTGTATGCGGACGAGAACTCGGCCGTCTATGATTTCGGCAATATGAGCATCAATCTGCTGCAAATATCCGAAGCCCCCGGGCTGATTGAGCCCGCTGCCGTTGCCAGCCGCGAGGCCGGATCACGGTTTCAGTTCACGATCCGCGTAGAAGATGTGGATGCGGTATGCACAGAATTAACTGCATGCGGCGTAAGCCTGCTTAGCGGGCCTATGAACCGGCCTTGGGGCATCCGCACAGCCAGCTTCGCAGACCCCGCAGGACATATTTGGGAGATTGCTCAGGAGCTGGTTTAG
- a CDS encoding bifunctional transcriptional activator/DNA repair enzyme AdaA yields the protein MEPQLFERIYETVVRREPTYDGVYYTAVLTTRIVCRPSCRARTPKAANVVFYGSLQEAVREGFRPCKRCRPEEGGTLRPDAVLAAQADAIMDGQFGSKLTLQSMAEQLKVSPFHLQRTYKRVTGLSPAARLDDLRAGEARRLLTETDTGIADVGKAVGFRSASHFAAWFVKKSGLSPTEYRSKHNEGGN from the coding sequence ATGGAGCCGCAATTATTTGAGCGTATATATGAAACAGTGGTGCGGCGTGAGCCGACCTATGACGGTGTTTACTATACAGCGGTGCTGACGACACGTATTGTCTGTCGGCCTTCCTGCCGGGCAAGAACGCCGAAGGCAGCCAATGTGGTATTCTACGGCTCCTTGCAGGAGGCTGTCCGCGAGGGATTCCGGCCCTGCAAAAGATGCCGCCCCGAAGAAGGCGGCACCCTCAGGCCGGATGCCGTGCTGGCGGCGCAGGCGGATGCCATTATGGACGGGCAGTTCGGGAGCAAGCTGACACTGCAGTCGATGGCGGAGCAGCTGAAGGTCAGCCCGTTCCATCTGCAGCGGACCTACAAGCGGGTAACCGGCCTGTCGCCTGCTGCCAGACTGGATGATCTGCGCGCGGGGGAAGCCCGCAGGCTGTTGACAGAGACGGATACAGGCATTGCCGATGTAGGCAAGGCAGTTGGATTCCGCAGCGCGTCCCACTTCGCAGCCTGGTTCGTCAAGAAATCCGGTCTGTCCCCTACGGAGTATCGCAGTAAGCATAATGAGGGAGGAAATTAG
- a CDS encoding methylated-DNA--[protein]-cysteine S-methyltransferase, giving the protein MNMNINQSPNRNMIYHHTLNLGNREWTLWASNKGLIRVSYPQDGGQLPAAWLKMYAPDYEFLEGARRFEQLGVIELLRRYFDGETVDFNSLALDLWGTPFQQEVWRGLLTIPHGEVATYKELAARIGRPLAVRAVGTANGQNPLPVIVPCHRVIGANGTLTGYRGGLQLKQELLQLEGILNVKAAGHERFAF; this is encoded by the coding sequence ATGAATATGAATATAAACCAGAGTCCGAACCGGAACATGATATATCACCATACCCTGAATCTCGGAAATCGGGAATGGACCCTATGGGCCAGCAACAAGGGACTTATCCGCGTGTCCTATCCGCAGGATGGAGGGCAGCTGCCGGCCGCCTGGCTGAAGATGTATGCTCCGGACTATGAATTCCTGGAGGGTGCCAGGAGGTTTGAGCAGCTTGGGGTTATAGAGCTGCTGCGCCGTTATTTTGATGGAGAAACGGTCGATTTCAACAGTCTTGCGCTTGATCTATGGGGCACTCCGTTTCAGCAGGAGGTATGGCGGGGGCTGCTTACGATCCCGCATGGTGAGGTTGCAACCTACAAGGAGTTGGCTGCACGGATTGGCAGACCGCTGGCGGTCCGTGCTGTCGGTACGGCTAACGGACAGAATCCGCTGCCGGTCATTGTGCCCTGCCACCGGGTGATCGGTGCGAACGGCACATTAACGGGTTACCGGGGCGGTCTGCAGCTCAAGCAGGAGCTGCTTCAGCTGGAGGGAATTCTAAATGTGAAGGCGGCGGGCCATGAACGATTTGCTTTTTGA